A window of Punica granatum isolate Tunisia-2019 chromosome 8, ASM765513v2, whole genome shotgun sequence genomic DNA:
TCCCTGATAGCAACGGTATTAGATCGATGAGCGCCGCCCAGGCCCGGGATCACATCGCCCACAATCTACTGCACCATGGCCTTCCAGGAACCTTTCCTTAGCGTTAGTTAGTGTTAGAGCGAACcgacatactttttttttttacccccctctttgatttgatattttcttgTCATTCTTTTTGGCTGCTGTTAGTCATTAAATACGATAAAGTCAACACAGTTGTTCCCGAGTTCCTCTTTTACTTTTTGCCGATCGAATTGTTGTACAAATATACCGGGAAATTCTACGGTTGCCTTGATGAGTACTTTTACCTCGAACTCATAGGATTTGACCGaccaaaattttcaaacaaacCCAATTTTCTCTTGCATCTGATGGGATTTGTCCCATTGGTTTGTTCTGTTTTCTCCCCCAGTTCATTGACATCTGACTTGCAACAGAAGTACATGacggactacttttctccgGGGTTTGCTTGACTCCTAAGCAAGGGCATTATATGGTCCTTGAGAGGACAGGGCGCTAGGAGTGCTGGGTGTCGCAAGTGGACGATCCCCATTAAACTCGGAATCTCTTAACCCGGTAATATTTTGATTTCCAACACGTTTTGACGTTAGAGTGGCCATTCATTTTAATCGTTTTCAATAAGCATATAATCATATATGTCACGGTAATTCCTCTTAACATAAAATTAAACAAGTTAGCCCTCCATATGCTTTATAACCGAGCTAGCCCTTGAGAAGGTGCGACTGGGCCTAGTAATCCGAGATGGAGCAACAAACCTAAGATACTCTTCCCAAGCTAGTGCAAATCTAAAAATAGGCTGTCAAATGAGataattattgtttttaaaaaaaaaaactttccttatttttgccgaaaaataaattgaagaaCGGCCCGAAATTGTGCTCCAATTTGTCACACGGATCATCATGGCAGGAAATTCACGACCACACAAACGAGGGGGACGCAGAGAGAGAAGATTGCATTAGCAGGCCATGGAAATGGCAAATCACCAAAAGgacaaggaggaggagaagggcAGAGGAGGCAGCAGCAGCAAGGTGGGGCCAATGGCGATGGAGGACGAGGAGAAGGTGGGCTCCACCTTGACCATGGAGAGGGTCGCCGCTGCCAAGCAATTCATCGAGAGCCACTACAAGGCCCAAATGAAACACATCCAAGATCGCAAGGAACggtaattaaactaattaaatcaACTGATCTTATCAGTAATTGCTTGTACCTTTAATTTTTATCGATCCTGGAAATTGGAGCAGCGAAGTTATTCGGAGAACTTTCGATATGTAATGCTCCTTCGGGGATGTGCCGTGTTGTCTGCCTATCCGGAAAATAATGTACCTCGTCACCAATGACAGGCGGTCGGAACTGGAGAAGCAGCTTGCGGCTCTGCATGTATCGGAGGAGGAGCAGATGAATCTGCTTAAGGATCTTGAGCGGACAGAGACCGAGTACATGAGACTCAAGAGGCACAAGATATGCGTTGACGACTTCCATCTACTGACAATCATCGGGAGAGGGGCCTTTGGAGAGGTTAGCATCTAGCATGCTATATACGGGATACGCATATCCTCCCGTGTAATTCCGCTTATTAGCATGAACCGCATTATGCAGAACGTGTTACCGTGTTTGTTAGTAATTGTGGCGAGAAATTTAGTGGTTTCATGTTATAGGTCAGGCTCTGCCGTGAGAAGAAATCGGGCAATATTTACGCGATGAAGAAGCTGAAGAAGTCAGAAATGCTGAGCCGAGGGCAGGTATAACTGCTCTAGCCTCTGTAATCATTGGCATACGAAGTGACATTGATTTTTCGCCATTGGTGCTTGATTAAGATTTATACGTATGAGTAGGTTCAACATGTAAGAGCCGAACGGAATTTGCTCGCTGAAGTCGCGAGCCACTTCATAGTGAAGCTCTTCTATTCATTCCAAGACGCCGAGTATCTCTACCTGATCATGGAATACTTGCCCGGGGGTGATATGATGACTCTGCTGATGCGAGAGGAGACCCTCACTGAAACCGTCGCAAGATTCTACATTGCGCAGAGCGTTCTCGCCATTGAATCCATTCACAAACACAATTACATCCACAGGTCGGTTCCTTTTCCTTCGATACTCTGTTATCATCGGCATCTGATGTAGAATATGCTTTCTACACATAACCCCTTTCTTAAGCGCGTGTATCGGTGAATTCTATATTGGCCATCCTAGACCAAGATCAGGACATCTTCTGTTTCGACCTGTGTAGACATGCCCAGCATGATATGCAGCCGGAATTGGCTCCACTAAGATCCTGCTCGGCCAGGCTATGACTAGCTGAAGTCAGGTTTCATCGAGATTATAACTGATATCCCATGATTGATTGAAAGCATTTTCCAATCGAGTAGGAGTTTCTTGTCTGAACACATGGGAAAGTTTCGTTTTCAATTCTTTTCCGAGAAAATGTCTCATGAGAATCGAACCATTTCATTGCAGGGACATAAAACCGGACAATCTTTTGTTGGACAAAAACGGTCACATGAAGCTATCAGACTTTGGTCTGTGCAAGCCCCTGGACTGTTCGATTTTACCTGCAATACATGAAAATGAGGCTCTGCCGCCACAATCCGATGATCAGAAGTCAGACGAGCGCATCAGCAAAGATGGATCCTTGCCCGAGAACAATGGTCACTGGAAAAGTTCCCATGAACAGCTCCAACATTGGCAGATAAATCGGAGAAAACTGGTATCATTCTCGCTCTGATTGTCATTTAATTTGACCAAATTCGTGCTTTTATTATAACTTCTTCCCTCAAATTGTTGCTATGGGCAGGCTTTCTCTACTGTTGGCACTCCGGACTACATTGCTCCTGAAGTACTGCTCAAGAAAGGATATGGCATGGAGTGCGACTGGTCAGCTCGTCATAAGGACTTATCTTTCACTCGGAATATACAAAGAAATTTAGTTATGTatggaaattactcatgtaGCAAATTGCATGCAGGTGGTCACTTGGTGCTATTATGTATGAGATGCTTTTGGGCTATCCTCCATTTTTCTCAGACGACCCGATAATGACATGCCGAAAGGTCAGCATGTAAATTCTGACCGCCTTGTTCATTTTTCTCAGCATCATACATCTTAGTCAAGTG
This region includes:
- the LOC116188116 gene encoding serine/threonine-protein kinase 38-like, with the translated sequence MEMANHQKDKEEEKGRGGSSSKVGPMAMEDEEKVGSTLTMERVAAAKQFIESHYKAQMKHIQDRKERRSELEKQLAALHVSEEEQMNLLKDLERTETEYMRLKRHKICVDDFHLLTIIGRGAFGEVRLCREKKSGNIYAMKKLKKSEMLSRGQVQHVRAERNLLAEVASHFIVKLFYSFQDAEYLYLIMEYLPGGDMMTLLMREETLTETVARFYIAQSVLAIESIHKHNYIHRDIKPDNLLLDKNGHMKLSDFGLCKPLDCSILPAIHENEALPPQSDDQKSDERISKDGSLPENNGHWKSSHEQLQHWQINRRKLAFSTVGTPDYIAPEVLLKKGYGMECDWWSLGAIMYEMLLGYPPFFSDDPIMTCRKIVHWKNHLKFPEDSRLSPEAKDLICGLLCNVQNRLGTHGVDEIKAHPWFKDVEWDKLYEMDAAFKPQVDGELDTQNFTKFDEVDLPASSRTGSGPSRKILLTPEDISFVGYTYKNFEAVKKSHNRPDKKTNPSSIKLATNSSSPSTE